The Longimicrobiales bacterium genome has a window encoding:
- a CDS encoding trypsin-like peptidase domain-containing protein: MERQMRTLGIGLLLGVVGLAGCDEMSRSVNGALSQSDEPIETQDRLQQQLGDIPATLDTTAAAALSGAFRAAAARALPAVVQIRTVAITEAPGGFIPGLQQQELRPQRTQGSGSGFVFDSRGYILTNHHVVQNAVSLNVAMLDGREYTAEVVGSDPNTDVAVIRIDPGDHELPLIEIGESDRLRVGDWVIALGNPLGLTFTATAGIVSAKARSIGILAESGAGETALEAFIQTDAAINPGNSGGPLVDLNGRVIGINTAIESPTGYFTGAGFAIPIDLAKKVADDIVEYGTVHRPRLGVVISDVNAADAEVYDLPSVSGVEVTAVTPGEPADRAGLQLGDVILKINDQPVNSVPDLQSRIARLQPGNRVDIGFVRYGKAMTTSVELGEFEPPRIATPAVDAREGGNLLGFTVTTVRSRVRSAAPREVEAPVVSSVDHLGPAAGSGLGVGHVIRRFNGREIRNVRDLERAAAGVSSGDVVSLIVVNIRDSEGLPTIVNYRVQ; the protein is encoded by the coding sequence ATGGAGCGGCAGATGCGGACGCTGGGGATCGGGCTATTGCTGGGAGTGGTCGGGCTTGCGGGCTGCGACGAGATGAGCCGGAGCGTGAATGGCGCACTGTCTCAGAGCGACGAGCCGATCGAAACGCAGGACCGCCTGCAGCAGCAGCTCGGCGACATCCCCGCGACGCTCGACACGACGGCTGCAGCCGCGCTCTCGGGCGCGTTCCGCGCCGCCGCCGCCCGGGCCCTGCCGGCTGTCGTCCAGATCCGGACGGTCGCGATTACCGAGGCGCCCGGCGGATTCATCCCGGGGCTGCAGCAGCAGGAGCTTCGGCCGCAGCGGACGCAGGGGAGCGGATCGGGATTCGTGTTCGACAGCCGCGGCTACATCCTGACCAACCACCACGTGGTGCAGAACGCCGTATCGCTCAACGTCGCGATGCTGGACGGTCGCGAGTACACGGCGGAAGTGGTCGGAAGCGATCCGAACACGGATGTCGCTGTGATCCGGATCGATCCGGGCGACCACGAGCTGCCGCTGATCGAGATCGGTGAGTCGGATCGGTTGCGCGTGGGCGACTGGGTGATCGCGCTCGGCAACCCGCTGGGCCTCACGTTCACGGCTACGGCCGGGATCGTCAGCGCAAAGGCGCGCAGCATCGGGATCCTCGCGGAGTCAGGCGCAGGCGAAACCGCTCTCGAGGCGTTCATCCAGACGGACGCCGCGATCAATCCCGGCAACTCCGGCGGGCCGCTCGTCGATCTGAACGGCCGTGTCATCGGCATCAACACCGCCATCGAATCACCGACCGGTTACTTCACAGGTGCCGGCTTCGCGATACCGATTGACCTGGCGAAGAAGGTCGCCGACGACATTGTCGAGTATGGGACCGTGCACCGGCCGCGCCTGGGTGTCGTGATCTCGGACGTGAACGCGGCCGACGCCGAGGTCTATGATCTGCCGAGTGTCAGTGGCGTCGAGGTGACGGCCGTGACGCCGGGCGAGCCCGCAGACCGCGCTGGCCTGCAGCTCGGCGATGTCATCCTGAAGATCAATGATCAGCCGGTGAACTCGGTCCCCGACCTGCAATCGCGCATCGCACGGCTGCAGCCCGGCAACCGCGTCGACATCGGGTTCGTACGCTATGGCAAGGCGATGACGACCTCGGTCGAGCTCGGCGAGTTCGAGCCGCCGCGTATCGCCACTCCGGCCGTGGACGCGCGGGAGGGCGGAAACCTGCTCGGGTTTACAGTCACCACCGTTCGTTCGCGCGTGCGTTCCGCCGCTCCGCGAGAGGTCGAGGCGCCCGTGGTCTCCAGTGTCGATCATCTCGGCCCCGCGGCCGGCTCAGGGCTCGGCGTAGGCCACGTCATCCGTCGCTTCAACGGGCGGGAGATCCGCAACGTGCGAGACCTGGAACGCGCGGCGGCCGGCGTCAGCAGCGGCGATGTCGTATCGCTGATCGTGGTCAACATCCGCGACAGCGAGGGACTGCCCACGATCGTGAACTACCGCGTCCAGTAG
- a CDS encoding YifB family Mg chelatase-like AAA ATPase, with the protein MLAEIISGAVLGVDAYLVRVEVDLGRGLPCINVVGLPENAVREGRERVLAALHNEGFKVPPRRITINLAPADIPKSGSAYDLPLALGILSAAGELGDRRFERTCVVGELGLDGSVRPVRGVLPIAARCREEGMRTLLCPPANAAEAAVVDGLEVIAVPQLGAAVDHLRGAAPLPPHERAAHTPVVHPIGDLDFADVKGQESAKRALEIAAAGSHNALMIGPPGAGKSMLARRLPAILPPLRYDEAVEATKIYSVAGALPAGQGLVTMRPFRAPHHTVSDAGLVGGGNPPRPGETSLAHTGVLFLDELPEFRRNALEALRQPLEDAVIRIGRARISLTYPARFMLVGAMNPCPCGFHGSGCGRCVCSPTQVERYVGRMSGPLLDRIDIHLEVPSLAGERLTDNRRGEPSSVMRERVLVARDVQSRRFAGAVLHVNAEMGPRELREHCVMGSAAEKLLRAAVRQLGLSARAYHRVLRVARTIADLAGTDAIATAHIAEAVQYRSLDRPRTRR; encoded by the coding sequence ATGCTGGCAGAAATCATCAGCGGCGCCGTGCTCGGCGTGGACGCCTACCTCGTGCGTGTCGAAGTCGACCTCGGGCGAGGGTTGCCATGCATCAACGTGGTCGGCCTGCCCGAGAACGCCGTGCGCGAGGGCCGCGAGCGCGTCCTCGCCGCACTCCACAACGAGGGCTTCAAGGTGCCACCGCGCCGGATCACCATCAATCTCGCTCCCGCCGACATCCCGAAATCGGGCAGCGCGTACGACCTCCCGCTCGCGCTCGGCATCCTGAGTGCCGCCGGGGAGCTCGGCGATCGCCGGTTCGAGCGGACGTGCGTGGTTGGCGAGCTGGGTCTGGACGGGTCCGTGCGGCCGGTACGCGGGGTGCTGCCGATCGCGGCACGCTGTCGGGAGGAAGGCATGCGCACGCTGCTGTGCCCGCCAGCGAACGCGGCCGAAGCCGCCGTCGTGGATGGACTGGAGGTAATTGCCGTGCCCCAGCTCGGCGCCGCGGTCGATCATCTGCGGGGAGCGGCGCCGCTGCCGCCGCATGAGCGCGCGGCACACACCCCGGTGGTGCACCCGATCGGCGATCTCGACTTCGCGGACGTCAAGGGACAGGAGAGTGCGAAGCGAGCGCTCGAGATCGCCGCGGCGGGATCGCACAACGCGCTGATGATCGGTCCGCCAGGCGCTGGCAAATCAATGCTGGCCAGGCGGCTGCCAGCCATTCTTCCACCGCTGCGCTACGACGAGGCCGTCGAGGCGACGAAAATCTATTCCGTCGCCGGTGCGTTGCCGGCCGGGCAGGGGCTCGTGACCATGCGCCCGTTCCGCGCTCCCCACCACACCGTCTCCGACGCGGGGCTGGTCGGGGGCGGCAATCCCCCACGACCGGGCGAGACATCCCTCGCACACACCGGCGTCCTGTTCCTCGATGAGCTTCCGGAGTTTCGACGCAATGCGCTGGAGGCGCTGCGGCAGCCGCTCGAGGATGCCGTCATCCGCATCGGCCGGGCGCGGATCTCGCTCACGTATCCCGCCCGCTTCATGCTCGTCGGCGCGATGAACCCATGTCCGTGCGGTTTCCACGGCAGCGGCTGTGGCCGCTGCGTGTGCAGCCCCACGCAGGTCGAGCGCTACGTCGGGCGGATGTCCGGCCCGCTCCTCGACCGCATCGACATCCACCTCGAGGTGCCATCCCTAGCCGGCGAGCGGCTCACCGACAACCGACGCGGCGAGCCCAGCTCCGTCATGCGCGAACGCGTCCTCGTCGCCCGCGATGTGCAGTCCCGTCGGTTCGCCGGCGCTGTCCTTCATGTGAATGCCGAGATGGGGCCGCGCGAGCTGCGCGAGCACTGCGTGATGGGCTCCGCTGCAGAAAAACTGCTCCGTGCGGCCGTGCGCCAGCTCGGCCTGTCCGCGCGTGCCTACCACCGCGTGCTGCGTGTCGCCCGCACCATCGCCGACCTGGCAGGTACGGACGCGATCGCCACCGCTCACATCGCAGAGGCGGTGCAGTACCGCTCGCTCGACCGGCCACGCACCCGGCGCTGA